The Alteromonas stellipolaris genome includes a region encoding these proteins:
- a CDS encoding electron transfer flavoprotein subunit alpha/FixB family protein, with amino-acid sequence MTVLVYAEHDNASLKSETAKMVHAAAKMGGDIHVLVAGEGCQAVADSAAKIEGVSKVLLIDNAVYKYQLAENVADLVLSLADDYSHLLAAATTTGKNFMPRVAALLDVAQISDIIGVESEDTFIRPIYAGNAIATVQSSDSKKVITVRAASFDAATTGGSAEVTTLDVVKVSEKSSFVSEELTESERPELTAAEVVISGGRGMQNGENFKLLEGIADKLGAAIGASRAAVDAGFVPNDMQVGQTGKIVAPQLYIAVGISGAIQHLAGMKDSKVIVAINKDEEAPIFQVADYGLVGDLFDVLPELENTL; translated from the coding sequence ATGACAGTTCTTGTATATGCCGAGCACGACAATGCTAGTTTGAAGTCGGAAACTGCAAAAATGGTTCATGCTGCAGCGAAAATGGGTGGCGATATTCACGTGCTTGTAGCGGGTGAAGGTTGTCAGGCCGTTGCTGACAGTGCTGCAAAAATTGAAGGTGTAAGCAAAGTATTGCTTATCGACAATGCAGTGTACAAATACCAGCTTGCTGAAAACGTAGCTGATTTAGTGTTATCACTTGCTGATGATTACAGTCATTTATTAGCCGCAGCTACTACAACAGGTAAGAACTTCATGCCTCGTGTTGCTGCACTTTTAGATGTTGCTCAAATTTCTGACATCATTGGTGTTGAAAGCGAAGATACCTTTATTAGACCTATTTATGCTGGTAACGCTATTGCGACAGTACAATCGTCTGATAGCAAAAAGGTGATTACCGTACGTGCCGCTTCTTTTGATGCTGCAACTACAGGCGGAAGCGCTGAAGTAACGACACTAGATGTGGTTAAAGTAAGCGAAAAATCTAGCTTTGTATCTGAAGAGCTTACTGAGTCAGAGCGCCCTGAGTTGACCGCTGCTGAAGTGGTTATTTCTGGTGGTCGTGGTATGCAAAACGGTGAAAACTTCAAGTTACTTGAAGGTATTGCTGACAAGCTAGGTGCTGCTATTGGTGCATCACGTGCTGCAGTTGATGCGGGCTTCGTACCGAATGACATGCAGGTAGGTCAAACGGGTAAAATCGTTGCACCGCAGCTATATATTGCCGTAGGTATTTCAGGTGCCATTCAGCACCTTGCCGGTATGAAAGACTCTAAAGTCATTGTTGCTATTAACAAAGACGAAGAAGCGCCTATTTTCCAAGTTGCAGATTACGGCTTGGTGGGTGACTTGTTTGATGTGTTGCCTGAACTAGAAAACACACTGTAA
- a CDS encoding electron transfer flavoprotein subunit beta/FixA family protein: MKILVPVKRAIDYNVKVRVKADNSGVDLTNAKMAINPFCEIAVEEAVRLKEKGIATEIIVVSIGDKSCQEQIRTALALGADRGIQIDTDQNLDSLQVAKLLAKVVEEEQPQLVVLGKQSIDSDNNQTGQMLAALTGMPQGTFASEVAVDGTSVNVTREVDGGLQTVALTLPAVVTTDLRLNEPRYASLPNIMKAKRKPLDVKSAADFGVALESNVKVLKVTPPPQREGGVKVADVAELVEKLKNEAKVIS, translated from the coding sequence ATGAAAATACTCGTCCCGGTCAAACGCGCGATCGATTACAACGTTAAAGTAAGAGTGAAGGCCGATAACTCTGGCGTCGATCTTACTAACGCTAAAATGGCCATTAACCCTTTTTGCGAAATTGCTGTTGAAGAAGCAGTAAGACTAAAAGAGAAAGGGATAGCGACAGAAATCATTGTGGTTTCTATTGGCGATAAAAGCTGCCAAGAACAAATTCGTACTGCGTTAGCACTAGGCGCCGACCGCGGTATTCAAATTGATACAGACCAAAACCTAGATTCTCTTCAAGTGGCTAAATTGCTTGCTAAAGTTGTTGAAGAAGAACAGCCTCAGTTGGTGGTATTGGGTAAACAAAGTATCGATTCAGACAACAACCAAACCGGACAAATGCTTGCTGCATTAACCGGTATGCCTCAAGGCACCTTTGCATCAGAAGTAGCGGTAGATGGAACAAGCGTCAACGTTACCCGTGAAGTAGATGGAGGTTTACAAACGGTAGCCTTAACGTTGCCAGCCGTTGTAACGACCGATTTACGTTTGAATGAACCACGCTATGCTTCGCTACCAAACATTATGAAAGCGAAACGTAAGCCGCTAGATGTTAAATCAGCTGCCGACTTTGGTGTGGCACTTGAATCTAACGTCAAAGTGCTCAAAGTAACACCGCCACCTCAACGTGAAGGTGGAGTGAAAGTTGCGGATGTTGCAGAGTTGGTGGAAAAACTTAAGAATGAAGCAAAGGTGATCTCATGA
- a CDS encoding electron transfer flavoprotein-ubiquinone oxidoreductase, which yields MERESMEFDVVIVGAGPAGLSTACKLMQLANENNQELMVCVVEKGSEVGAHILSGAVFEPRAMNELFPDWKEKGAPLNTPVTEDHIYLLNSESSSKRLPNAITPKTMHNDGNYIVSMGNVCRWLAEQAEQLGVEVFPGFAASEVIYNDDGSVGGVLTGDMGVGVDGQPKDGYMPGMELRAKYTVFAEGCRGHLGKDLIEHFSLDKDASPQHYAIGFKEIWDIDPAKHQPGLVVHSAGWPLNDATGGSYLYHAEDNQVFVGLIVDLNYSNPYLSPFDEFQQLKHHPVFKQYLEGGKRVSYGARAIAKGGFNSLPKMTFPGGILVGCEAGTLNFAKIKGNHTAMKSGMLAAESIIEALAKDVEVPESELTSYTDKFKNSWVYDELFRSRNFGPAIHKLGNFWGGAFNTLEQNFFNGNLFFTMKDEHKDYAQLDLASDAKEIAYPKPDGVLSFDKLSSVFLSNTNHEEEQPCHLQLKDASIPLEVNFPKYAEPAQRYCPAGVYEIIEEEGSKRFQINAQNCVHCKTCDIKDPSQNIRWVVPEGAGGPNYPNM from the coding sequence GTGGAACGAGAATCGATGGAGTTTGACGTAGTCATCGTCGGTGCCGGCCCAGCTGGACTATCAACCGCCTGCAAGCTTATGCAGCTTGCCAATGAAAACAACCAAGAACTCATGGTCTGTGTTGTCGAAAAAGGCTCTGAAGTGGGTGCACATATTCTCTCAGGTGCGGTATTTGAGCCTAGAGCAATGAACGAACTTTTTCCAGATTGGAAGGAAAAAGGCGCACCTTTGAACACCCCAGTGACCGAAGATCATATTTATTTATTGAATAGTGAATCATCATCAAAACGCCTACCAAACGCAATTACCCCTAAAACCATGCATAACGATGGTAACTATATTGTGTCGATGGGTAATGTCTGTCGCTGGTTAGCTGAGCAAGCGGAACAACTCGGTGTGGAAGTTTTTCCAGGCTTTGCGGCTTCAGAGGTCATTTATAATGACGACGGCAGTGTTGGTGGTGTACTAACAGGCGACATGGGTGTTGGCGTAGATGGACAACCAAAAGATGGCTATATGCCAGGTATGGAACTTCGTGCGAAATACACGGTATTTGCTGAAGGTTGCCGTGGGCATTTAGGTAAAGACCTTATCGAGCACTTTTCGCTTGATAAAGACGCCTCGCCTCAACATTACGCAATAGGCTTTAAAGAGATTTGGGATATCGACCCTGCTAAGCATCAACCTGGATTAGTAGTACACAGTGCTGGTTGGCCGCTAAACGACGCAACTGGCGGTAGCTATTTATATCACGCAGAAGATAATCAGGTATTTGTAGGTCTTATTGTTGATTTGAACTACAGCAACCCATACTTGAGCCCGTTTGATGAATTCCAGCAGTTAAAGCATCACCCTGTGTTTAAACAATATTTGGAAGGCGGTAAGCGTGTTTCTTACGGAGCCCGTGCTATTGCAAAAGGTGGTTTTAATTCTTTACCTAAAATGACGTTTCCGGGTGGAATATTAGTAGGTTGTGAAGCAGGGACACTTAACTTTGCTAAAATTAAAGGCAACCATACAGCCATGAAATCAGGCATGTTAGCTGCTGAATCAATTATTGAAGCATTAGCGAAAGATGTCGAGGTACCTGAAAGTGAATTAACTAGCTATACCGATAAATTTAAAAATTCGTGGGTATATGATGAATTATTCCGTTCACGTAATTTCGGACCCGCTATTCATAAATTAGGTAATTTCTGGGGTGGCGCATTTAATACCCTAGAGCAGAACTTCTTTAATGGTAATTTGTTTTTCACTATGAAAGACGAACATAAAGATTATGCCCAACTTGATTTGGCTTCTGATGCAAAAGAAATTGCCTATCCTAAACCGGATGGCGTTTTAAGTTTTGATAAACTTTCTTCGGTATTTTTATCAAACACCAATCATGAAGAAGAGCAGCCTTGTCATTTACAATTAAAAGATGCCTCTATTCCTTTAGAAGTAAACTTCCCTAAATACGCAGAGCCTGCGCAGCGCTACTGCCCCGCCGGTGTTTACGAAATAATTGAAGAAGAAGGGTCTAAACGTTTTCAAATTAATGCGCAAAACTGTGTGCATTGTAAAACCTGCGATATTAAAGATCCTTCACAAAATATTCGTTGGGTTGTGCCTGAAGGTGCCGGTGGTCCAAATTACCCGAACATGTAA
- a CDS encoding H-NS histone family protein, protein MNEFLDILTHGRRLQGAVKELSIQELETVQEKLANIIDKRKEKALEEEKIGQEKRAKLEEIKKQMEEAGLNFEDLQSLNEDTPKKVGKKRPVKYKLTDSEGVTHPWTGIGRMPRVYKEALESGKSLEDYSVNA, encoded by the coding sequence ATGAACGAATTTTTAGATATTTTAACCCATGGAAGACGTTTACAAGGTGCTGTAAAGGAATTAAGCATTCAAGAGCTAGAAACTGTGCAAGAAAAACTTGCAAACATTATTGATAAAAGAAAAGAAAAAGCGCTTGAAGAAGAAAAAATCGGTCAAGAAAAACGCGCCAAGCTTGAAGAAATCAAAAAACAAATGGAAGAAGCGGGTTTAAACTTCGAAGACTTACAATCATTAAATGAAGACACTCCTAAAAAGGTGGGTAAAAAGCGTCCAGTTAAATACAAATTAACGGATAGCGAAGGTGTTACCCACCCTTGGACAGGCATTGGTCGTATGCCTCGCGTATACAAAGAAGCACTTGAAAGCGGAAAGTCGTTGGAAGACTATTCAGTAAACGCGTAG
- a CDS encoding alpha/beta fold hydrolase gives MSLHFKLSEAQKNSPWLVLVHGLFGSADNLAGVKRHFESTYNIISIDLPDHGQSPWTDGFTLEAAVTGIVEILDNNQVDKAAFLGHSLGGKVVMQFALLNPDRVSHLIVADIAPVKYSHSHQAVFDGLKNVPLDTISDRKEAQTALSEYVKEPGVQQFLLKSLYQTENSEWQWRFNVDGLIESYSRILDWPQSNLTFEGITLFIKGAESDYINNSYRKEIAKYFPRAKAHIIEGTGHWLHAEKPSIFNAIVARTLEKATS, from the coding sequence GTGTCTTTGCATTTCAAATTATCCGAAGCCCAGAAAAATTCACCATGGCTAGTGTTAGTTCATGGTTTGTTTGGTAGTGCTGACAATTTAGCAGGCGTTAAGCGCCATTTCGAAAGCACTTATAATATTATTAGTATAGATTTACCTGATCATGGGCAATCCCCTTGGACTGACGGATTTACGTTGGAAGCCGCAGTAACGGGAATCGTTGAAATACTCGATAATAACCAGGTTGATAAAGCTGCCTTTTTAGGGCATTCCTTAGGCGGTAAAGTGGTAATGCAATTTGCGTTATTAAACCCTGACCGTGTTAGCCATTTAATAGTGGCAGATATTGCCCCCGTCAAATATTCACATAGTCATCAAGCGGTGTTTGATGGCCTCAAAAACGTTCCTCTAGACACGATAAGTGATAGGAAAGAGGCACAAACCGCTCTTTCTGAATATGTTAAAGAACCTGGTGTACAGCAGTTCTTACTTAAAAGCTTATACCAAACTGAAAACAGCGAGTGGCAATGGCGCTTTAATGTTGATGGATTAATTGAAAGTTATTCACGAATACTTGATTGGCCTCAAAGTAATTTGACCTTTGAAGGGATAACCTTGTTTATTAAAGGAGCCGAGTCGGATTACATTAATAATTCTTATAGGAAGGAAATTGCAAAATACTTTCCTCGTGCCAAGGCTCACATTATTGAGGGTACAGGGCACTGGCTACATGCTGAGAAACCAAGTATTTTTAATGCAATTGTGGCTCGCACATTAGAAAAGGCAACAAGTTAA
- a CDS encoding DUF2788 domain-containing protein, whose protein sequence is MLAENFELIETIMLYGGLFILFVLMSFAVHDVLSKNNVPLIGRVVTYGVLGLGAIGFLAKGIIEWFWLSTGV, encoded by the coding sequence ATGCTTGCAGAAAACTTTGAGCTAATTGAAACCATCATGCTGTACGGCGGTTTATTTATACTATTTGTATTGATGAGCTTTGCGGTACACGATGTCCTATCGAAAAATAATGTGCCGTTAATTGGGCGTGTTGTGACCTATGGGGTATTAGGCTTAGGGGCCATTGGTTTCCTAGCAAAGGGAATCATTGAATGGTTCTGGCTAAGCACAGGTGTATAG
- the fldA gene encoding flavodoxin FldA — translation MASVGLFFGSDTGNTEHVAKMIQKELGKQLIDVKDIAKSSKEDIAEFDLLIFGIPTWYYGEAQCDWDDFFPELEDIDFTDKLVAIFGCGDQEDYAEYFLDAMGMVRDIVEGRGAILVGQWPTESYDFEASKGMADDNHFVGLGIDEDRQPELTESRVKSWCKQIHDELCLSELA, via the coding sequence ATGGCAAGCGTTGGCCTGTTTTTCGGAAGTGACACCGGTAATACCGAACATGTTGCGAAAATGATCCAGAAGGAACTGGGTAAACAGCTAATTGATGTAAAAGACATTGCCAAGAGCAGCAAAGAAGATATAGCAGAGTTTGATTTGCTTATTTTCGGGATCCCTACTTGGTACTACGGTGAAGCGCAGTGTGACTGGGATGATTTCTTCCCAGAACTAGAAGACATTGATTTTACCGACAAGCTCGTGGCTATTTTTGGCTGTGGCGATCAGGAAGACTATGCAGAATACTTCCTTGACGCTATGGGTATGGTTCGCGATATCGTTGAAGGCCGTGGCGCCATCTTAGTAGGACAATGGCCTACCGAGAGTTACGATTTCGAAGCATCTAAAGGTATGGCAGACGACAATCACTTTGTGGGCTTAGGTATTGATGAAGACCGTCAGCCAGAGCTTACCGAGTCGCGTGTTAAGTCATGGTGTAAGCAAATTCACGACGAACTGTGTTTGTCTGAGCTAGCCTAA
- a CDS encoding methyl-accepting chemotaxis protein yields MQLTVINKIKIGFGLFGCLLLLTSILSYFGLNDIRGSAEDVVERKMPAQTSMLKVKTEILSLSVVTANGFHENTPAALSQNQKEFESLSNEFVADLDNLTIILPGNSIAVEAVEASLAYVANSHGMYTALAKRMALESALEDKLNEVLSAADEASALMLDLSYLDSDSPSLDTLIGAGTNIDNKLLTTTDSFSELAASEDEQDTANIIDDIKYQISNITVDKDYINRLILDIDDGGTVAAFNEQFALVTENVNGASGLIALQQKKLNEIALAQVKKDEALTALQLALSSINTLFDSVQSESIQGQNAILESVQTNLVKNFIVAVIGLIAAITLAVLATRSISTPLGRINEGLTQLSKGDLSHTLPEIGNDEFTALSVKVNSLTNSLRELVGNILEQEKRLITITKESVALGEKSLQGVDEQRKQVTVISTNTQDVQNTSRSNLRQINDAMEALHTVTAQSEEISVLVVQNRNQVNSQARQAEESADIINRLDGHSRSIGSILDVIKTIAEQTNLLALNAAIEAARAGEQGRGFAVVADEVRTLANRTHNSTEEIESMIGNLQKDAEKAVKAINAGREQAQEGVEITQQVSQQVESIREIIARLSQINEHIVSDTQQQDVLLADVASSLNTIVTLADSSAQSTRQANESTMMLDAQTDSLRRAVERFQL; encoded by the coding sequence ATGCAATTAACAGTTATAAATAAAATAAAAATCGGTTTTGGCCTTTTTGGTTGTTTGTTACTTCTCACAAGTATTCTTTCTTATTTCGGTTTAAACGACATTAGGGGTTCAGCAGAAGACGTGGTTGAACGCAAAATGCCAGCCCAAACCAGTATGCTTAAAGTGAAAACCGAGATCCTGTCGTTATCTGTCGTTACAGCAAATGGTTTTCACGAAAATACGCCTGCCGCTTTGTCTCAAAATCAAAAAGAGTTCGAATCTTTGTCGAATGAGTTTGTTGCCGATCTCGATAACCTAACCATTATTCTTCCAGGCAATTCCATTGCGGTAGAAGCAGTAGAGGCAAGCTTAGCTTACGTAGCAAACAGTCATGGTATGTATACCGCCTTAGCGAAGCGAATGGCGTTGGAAAGCGCGTTAGAGGACAAACTAAATGAGGTATTAAGCGCAGCAGATGAAGCAAGCGCTTTAATGCTAGATTTGTCCTACTTAGATTCAGATAGTCCAAGCCTAGACACTTTGATTGGTGCAGGTACTAATATTGACAATAAGCTGCTCACAACCACTGATTCGTTCAGCGAACTAGCTGCCAGTGAGGACGAACAAGACACCGCCAATATTATTGACGATATAAAATATCAAATTAGTAATATTACGGTAGATAAAGATTACATAAATCGCCTTATACTTGATATTGATGATGGGGGCACGGTCGCCGCTTTTAACGAGCAATTTGCGTTAGTCACCGAGAACGTTAATGGCGCTAGTGGTTTAATTGCATTGCAACAAAAAAAATTAAATGAAATCGCCTTAGCACAGGTAAAAAAGGATGAAGCATTAACGGCCTTGCAGTTAGCGTTAAGCAGCATTAATACACTGTTTGATAGTGTGCAGTCTGAATCTATTCAAGGGCAAAATGCTATTCTTGAATCAGTGCAAACCAACTTAGTCAAAAACTTTATTGTGGCCGTTATCGGCCTGATTGCAGCAATTACGTTAGCTGTTCTAGCAACACGCAGTATCTCTACACCTCTTGGAAGAATTAATGAAGGGTTAACTCAACTAAGTAAAGGGGATTTAAGTCACACGCTGCCTGAAATAGGGAATGATGAGTTTACTGCGCTTTCTGTTAAAGTGAATAGCTTAACCAATAGCTTGCGAGAGTTAGTAGGGAATATTTTAGAGCAAGAAAAACGCTTAATTACCATTACTAAAGAGAGTGTCGCATTAGGTGAAAAGAGCTTACAAGGAGTGGATGAACAACGTAAACAGGTAACGGTGATTTCTACCAATACCCAGGATGTTCAAAATACAAGCCGTAGCAATTTGAGGCAGATAAATGATGCCATGGAAGCACTGCATACGGTAACCGCTCAAAGCGAAGAAATTAGTGTGCTGGTTGTCCAAAACCGCAATCAAGTAAACAGTCAAGCCCGTCAGGCTGAAGAGTCCGCAGATATTATAAATCGATTAGATGGACACTCACGCAGTATTGGCAGCATACTGGATGTAATTAAAACCATTGCTGAGCAAACTAACTTGTTGGCGCTTAACGCCGCGATTGAAGCAGCTAGAGCAGGAGAGCAAGGCAGAGGCTTCGCTGTGGTAGCCGATGAAGTGCGCACCTTGGCAAACCGTACGCATAACTCGACAGAAGAAATTGAGTCTATGATTGGCAATCTTCAAAAAGATGCCGAGAAGGCGGTGAAAGCGATAAACGCGGGTAGGGAACAAGCCCAGGAAGGGGTAGAAATTACCCAACAGGTGTCGCAGCAGGTTGAAAGTATTCGAGAAATTATTGCTCGTTTAAGTCAGATAAATGAGCATATTGTTTCAGATACCCAGCAGCAAGATGTATTGCTTGCAGATGTTGCGTCTAGCTTGAATACCATTGTTACATTGGCTGATTCTAGTGCCCAAAGTACCCGTCAAGCCAATGAGTCGACTATGATGCTAGATGCTCAAACTGACAGCCTTAGAAGAGCGGTAGAGCGTTTTCAGCTTTAA
- the fur gene encoding ferric iron uptake transcriptional regulator, with protein sequence MDQNKELKKAGLKVTLPRLKILQILQEPQNQHISAEDVYKILIEQEEEIGLATVYRVLNQFDDAGILNRHHFEGGKSVFEISHKEHHDHLVCLKCGKVIEFEDDIIEQRQDMIAKKHNIKLTHHSLYLYGECTDGNCEGND encoded by the coding sequence ATGGATCAGAATAAAGAACTTAAAAAAGCAGGTTTAAAAGTAACCCTGCCACGTCTCAAGATTTTGCAAATTTTGCAAGAACCTCAAAATCAACACATCAGTGCCGAGGACGTGTATAAGATTCTGATCGAACAGGAAGAAGAGATTGGTCTTGCAACAGTGTATCGCGTGTTAAACCAATTCGATGATGCGGGTATATTGAATCGCCATCACTTTGAAGGCGGCAAATCAGTTTTTGAAATAAGCCACAAAGAACATCACGATCACTTAGTATGTCTTAAATGCGGCAAGGTAATTGAGTTTGAAGACGATATTATCGAACAGCGCCAAGACATGATTGCGAAAAAACATAATATTAAGCTTACCCACCATAGTCTGTACCTTTATGGTGAATGTACAGATGGCAATTGCGAAGGTAACGACTAA
- a CDS encoding GntP family permease: MSDTFSLLFFAIISIVLLAYLVIAKKVHAFIAIIIAAAFVGLGTGMDATEVLNSMQTGMGNTLGFVATIVGLGAMFGQFLEESGGVDRLALTIKQKFGEKNSQWALVITGFLVAIPVFFEVGLIILMPLIYSMAQKTGKSLIYYGIPLAAGLAVTHAFIPPTPGPVAVASILNADIGLVILFGFIVGVPCACIAGPIYASYIAKKIYVPVPEHIRNIEARPVEALPSFSLVAALLFFPLVVILIGSIAKFVLADGIVKQVFIFVGHPFIALTIATLACFKWLGKNQGLSADQVRNVASKGLEPVALVILVTGAGGMFKQVLIDSGAGQAFADVVALSPLPPLMAGFLIAISVRIIQGSATVAMLTAAGLMAPVVNALSLSPSLLALMTISIAAGATAMSHVNDTGFWIINRYFDISVKNTLISWTCMATIIGVVGLMLTLLLAMFV, encoded by the coding sequence ATGTCAGATACTTTTTCACTTCTTTTTTTCGCCATCATCAGCATTGTGCTGCTTGCCTATTTGGTTATTGCTAAAAAAGTACATGCATTTATTGCCATTATTATTGCAGCAGCTTTTGTAGGATTAGGCACGGGAATGGACGCCACAGAAGTGCTCAATTCAATGCAAACCGGTATGGGAAATACCCTTGGATTTGTTGCCACCATAGTGGGGCTAGGCGCAATGTTCGGGCAATTCTTAGAAGAGTCGGGTGGTGTGGATAGACTGGCGCTAACCATCAAACAGAAGTTCGGTGAAAAAAATAGCCAATGGGCACTGGTAATAACCGGTTTCCTTGTGGCGATACCTGTGTTTTTTGAGGTAGGACTCATTATATTAATGCCCTTGATATACTCAATGGCGCAAAAAACCGGTAAGTCATTAATTTATTATGGCATTCCTTTAGCTGCTGGGCTTGCGGTTACCCATGCCTTTATTCCCCCCACGCCTGGGCCAGTTGCCGTGGCGTCTATTTTGAATGCTGATATAGGCCTAGTGATTTTATTTGGTTTTATTGTTGGTGTGCCATGTGCCTGTATTGCTGGCCCAATTTACGCATCGTATATCGCCAAAAAAATCTACGTGCCAGTGCCGGAACATATTAGAAATATCGAGGCTAGGCCAGTAGAAGCATTGCCCTCGTTTTCATTAGTGGCCGCATTGTTATTCTTTCCTCTGGTAGTGATCCTCATCGGGTCAATTGCTAAATTTGTGTTAGCCGACGGAATAGTAAAACAGGTATTTATTTTTGTTGGACATCCATTTATCGCACTCACCATCGCGACTTTGGCATGTTTTAAGTGGCTGGGTAAAAACCAAGGCTTAAGTGCAGATCAAGTGAGAAATGTGGCATCGAAAGGGTTAGAGCCAGTAGCACTTGTGATATTAGTGACAGGTGCGGGTGGTATGTTTAAACAAGTATTAATCGATTCGGGGGCAGGACAAGCTTTTGCTGATGTGGTGGCGCTTTCACCCTTACCACCGCTTATGGCTGGGTTTCTTATTGCCATTTCTGTAAGAATCATTCAAGGCTCGGCAACGGTTGCAATGTTAACGGCTGCAGGTCTGATGGCACCCGTGGTAAATGCACTGTCGTTATCACCGTCTTTATTAGCGCTAATGACCATCTCTATCGCTGCTGGTGCAACAGCTATGTCTCACGTAAACGATACGGGGTTTTGGATCATTAACCGATATTTCGATATCTCAGTAAAAAATACCTTAATTTCTTGGACCTGCATGGCAACTATCATTGGCGTTGTCGGGCTGATGCTAACACTCCTCTTAGCCATGTTCGTCTAA
- a CDS encoding gluconokinase, with protein sequence MTANTVFFITGVSGTGKSTIGERVASQLGLVFEEGDSYHPAASVEKMSAGIPLEDADRWDWLTHLNKIAKDHLANNQSAIISCSALKASYRARLCEGMGEGMGEGLTGKLAEEKTSPLAKGVQSNVRFIYLHGSTDTIGQRLKQRQHFFVGDDMLKSQFSTLEVPTKDEAFFVDVTQSVDEVVATCKTFISSVTEAT encoded by the coding sequence ATGACTGCAAATACCGTTTTCTTTATTACTGGGGTTTCAGGCACAGGGAAATCTACCATCGGCGAGCGTGTAGCTTCTCAACTGGGACTCGTTTTTGAGGAAGGTGATAGTTATCACCCTGCCGCTAGCGTAGAAAAAATGTCTGCTGGTATTCCGTTAGAAGATGCTGACAGATGGGACTGGCTAACCCATTTGAATAAAATTGCCAAAGATCATTTGGCAAATAATCAAAGCGCTATTATTTCTTGTTCAGCGCTTAAAGCATCCTACCGAGCCAGACTATGTGAAGGCATGGGTGAAGGCATGGGTGAAGGGCTAACAGGAAAACTAGCTGAAGAGAAAACAAGTCCATTAGCTAAAGGCGTTCAATCAAATGTAAGGTTCATCTACTTACATGGCTCTACCGATACCATTGGCCAGAGGCTTAAACAAAGACAGCATTTTTTTGTGGGCGATGATATGCTCAAAAGTCAGTTTTCTACCCTTGAGGTACCCACTAAAGATGAGGCTTTCTTTGTAGACGTGACACAAAGTGTCGATGAGGTAGTGGCTACCTGTAAAACGTTTATAAGCTCAGTGACAGAGGCGACATAA